Proteins found in one Mangifera indica cultivar Alphonso chromosome 15, CATAS_Mindica_2.1, whole genome shotgun sequence genomic segment:
- the LOC123197693 gene encoding uncharacterized protein LOC123197693 isoform X3: protein MELCSDSQFSGHSQSEVRFIRGMDSVVATVSGYNGSERFNLIKLISETGASYVGAMSRSTTHLVCWKFEGKKFDLAKKFKTIIVNHRWVEDCIKQRKRVPEAPYMLQCGRELGPLSLELPIVIKKHSVFSDKSYHRLGDYEKEDVMDSEGADLAAWTDSFLLDENFLLKFEKRNDNSQKSKAKPLKRTSRKEKQSSVRYCFQEPPLSGSYGESSSDSSMHSTRGKRKISKHHEPSTSCLRSEREKRKISMDISTTLAKPSGKGRRLLKKNIGGNFLESTLSDSDLEGNLIIRTGGTSNDRFHQLGEIDEGFQDSQDILERNHSHGLDRILSNGCSDFENLNGHVKDADQTEHVNRLPTSMELSCVICWTEFSSTRGILPCGHRFCYSCIQNWADHMASMRKISTCPLCKASFVSITKVEDADTCDQKIYSQTVPCAQPRMDIFFVTDQDRTSIGAQQPSLLPSCSECRSREPEELLVRCHLCQIRCIHSYCLDPPLFPWTCIHCKDLQMLYHHSY from the exons ATGGAACTCTGTTCCGATTCTCAATTCTCTGGCCACAGCCAATCTGAAG TTCGGTTCATCCGAGGAATGGATTCGGTGGTGGCGACGGTCAGTGGTTACAACGGCTCGGAGCGGTTCAACCTCATCAAGCTGATCTCTGAAACTGGTGCTAGTTATGTTGGTGCCATGTCAAGATCAACCACGCATTTG GTGTGCTGGAAATTTGAAGGAAAGAAATTCGATCTTGCGAAGAAGTTTAAAACGATAATAGTTAATCATCGTTGGGTTGAAGATTGTATAAAGCAAAGAAAACGTGTCCCTGAAGCTCCTTATATGTTGCAATG TGGACGAGAGCTAGGGCCTTTGTCGTTGGAATTACCAATTGTAATTAAGAAGCATTCAGTATTTTCTGACAAATCCTACCATAGACTGGGAGACTATGAAAAAGAAGATGTTATGGATTCCGAAGGTGCTGACCTGGCTGCTTGGACTGATTCTTTTTTGTTGGATGAG AACTTTTtactgaagtttgaaaaaagaaaCGATAACTCTCAGAAATCAAAGGCAAAACCATTAAAAAGAACTTCAAGGAAGGAAAAGCAGTCAAGTGTCAGATATTGTTTTCAAGAGCCTCCTTTATCAGGATCG TATGGAGAGTCAAGTTCTGATTCTTCAATGCATTCTACGAGGGGGAAAAGGAAGATTTCAAAGCATCATGAGCCAAGTACTTCCTGTTTGCGTtcagaaagagagaaaaggaagatATCCATGGACATCAGCACCACTTTGGCTAAACCTTCTGGTAAAGGACGGAGACTTCTAAAGAAGAATATTGGTGGGAATTTTTTGGAGTCTACACTTTCAGATTCTGATCTAGAAGGGAATCTAATAATCAGAACTGGAGGAACATCTAATGATAGGTTCCATCAGCTTGGTGAAATAGATGAAGGTTTTCAAGATTCTCAGGACATACTGGAGAGAAATCATTCACATGGTCTGGACAGAATTTTAAGCAATGGGTGCTctgattttgaaaacttaaatggACATGTCAAAGATGCCGATCAGACTGAACACGTTAATAGATTGCCTACTTCAATGGAATTATCATGTGTTATATGTTGGACAGAATTTAGTTCAACCAGAGGAATTCTGCCTTGTGGACATCGATTTTGTTATTCATGTATCCAAAACTGGGCCGATCATATG GCTTCAATGAGAAAAATTTCAACTTGTCCTTTGTGCAAGGCCAGTTTTGTGAGCATCACAAAGGTGGAGGATGCAGACACTTGTGATCAGAAAATTTATTCCCAAACAGTTCCATGTGCACAGCCTAGGATGGATATCTTCTTTGTCACAGATCAAGATAGAACCAGTATTGGTGCTCAG CAGCCCTCTTTACTTCCATCATGTAGTGAATGCCGTTCACGGGAACCAGAGGAGCTTCTCGTCAGATGCCATCTATGCCAAATTCGTTGCATTCATTCTTACTGTCTGGATCCCCCTTTGTTTCCATGGACCTGCATTCATTGCAAGGATCTCCAGATGCTTTACCATCACAGCTACTAA
- the LOC123197693 gene encoding BRCT domain-containing protein At4g02110-like isoform X1: MELCSDSQFSGHSQSEVRFIRGMDSVVATVSGYNGSERFNLIKLISETGASYVGAMSRSTTHLVCWKFEGKKFDLAKKFKTIIVNHRWVEDCIKQRKRVPEAPYMLQCGRELGPLSLELPIVIKKHSVFSDKSYHRLGDYEKEDVMDSEGADLAAWTDSFLLDENFLLKFEKRNDNSQKSKAKPLKRTSRKEKQSSVRYCFQEPPLSGSVSMEYGESSSDSSMHSTRGKRKISKHHEPSTSCLRSEREKRKISMDISTTLAKPSGKGRRLLKKNIGGNFLESTLSDSDLEGNLIIRTGGTSNDRFHQLGEIDEGFQDSQDILERNHSHGLDRILSNGCSDFENLNGHVKDADQTEHVNRLPTSMELSCVICWTEFSSTRGILPCGHRFCYSCIQNWADHMASMRKISTCPLCKASFVSITKVEDADTCDQKIYSQTVPCAQPRMDIFFVTDQDRTSIGAQQPSLLPSCSECRSREPEELLVRCHLCQIRCIHSYCLDPPLFPWTCIHCKDLQMLYHHSY; the protein is encoded by the exons ATGGAACTCTGTTCCGATTCTCAATTCTCTGGCCACAGCCAATCTGAAG TTCGGTTCATCCGAGGAATGGATTCGGTGGTGGCGACGGTCAGTGGTTACAACGGCTCGGAGCGGTTCAACCTCATCAAGCTGATCTCTGAAACTGGTGCTAGTTATGTTGGTGCCATGTCAAGATCAACCACGCATTTG GTGTGCTGGAAATTTGAAGGAAAGAAATTCGATCTTGCGAAGAAGTTTAAAACGATAATAGTTAATCATCGTTGGGTTGAAGATTGTATAAAGCAAAGAAAACGTGTCCCTGAAGCTCCTTATATGTTGCAATG TGGACGAGAGCTAGGGCCTTTGTCGTTGGAATTACCAATTGTAATTAAGAAGCATTCAGTATTTTCTGACAAATCCTACCATAGACTGGGAGACTATGAAAAAGAAGATGTTATGGATTCCGAAGGTGCTGACCTGGCTGCTTGGACTGATTCTTTTTTGTTGGATGAG AACTTTTtactgaagtttgaaaaaagaaaCGATAACTCTCAGAAATCAAAGGCAAAACCATTAAAAAGAACTTCAAGGAAGGAAAAGCAGTCAAGTGTCAGATATTGTTTTCAAGAGCCTCCTTTATCAGGATCGGTTAGTATGGAG TATGGAGAGTCAAGTTCTGATTCTTCAATGCATTCTACGAGGGGGAAAAGGAAGATTTCAAAGCATCATGAGCCAAGTACTTCCTGTTTGCGTtcagaaagagagaaaaggaagatATCCATGGACATCAGCACCACTTTGGCTAAACCTTCTGGTAAAGGACGGAGACTTCTAAAGAAGAATATTGGTGGGAATTTTTTGGAGTCTACACTTTCAGATTCTGATCTAGAAGGGAATCTAATAATCAGAACTGGAGGAACATCTAATGATAGGTTCCATCAGCTTGGTGAAATAGATGAAGGTTTTCAAGATTCTCAGGACATACTGGAGAGAAATCATTCACATGGTCTGGACAGAATTTTAAGCAATGGGTGCTctgattttgaaaacttaaatggACATGTCAAAGATGCCGATCAGACTGAACACGTTAATAGATTGCCTACTTCAATGGAATTATCATGTGTTATATGTTGGACAGAATTTAGTTCAACCAGAGGAATTCTGCCTTGTGGACATCGATTTTGTTATTCATGTATCCAAAACTGGGCCGATCATATG GCTTCAATGAGAAAAATTTCAACTTGTCCTTTGTGCAAGGCCAGTTTTGTGAGCATCACAAAGGTGGAGGATGCAGACACTTGTGATCAGAAAATTTATTCCCAAACAGTTCCATGTGCACAGCCTAGGATGGATATCTTCTTTGTCACAGATCAAGATAGAACCAGTATTGGTGCTCAG CAGCCCTCTTTACTTCCATCATGTAGTGAATGCCGTTCACGGGAACCAGAGGAGCTTCTCGTCAGATGCCATCTATGCCAAATTCGTTGCATTCATTCTTACTGTCTGGATCCCCCTTTGTTTCCATGGACCTGCATTCATTGCAAGGATCTCCAGATGCTTTACCATCACAGCTACTAA
- the LOC123197693 gene encoding BRCT domain-containing protein At4g02110-like isoform X2, translated as MELCSDSQFSGHSQSEVRFIRGMDSVVATVSGYNGSERFNLIKLISETGASYVGAMSRSTTHLVCWKFEGKKFDLAKKFKTIIVNHRWVEDCIKQRKRVPEAPYMLQCGRELGPLSLELPIVIKKHSVFSDKSYHRLGDYEKEDVMDSEGADLAAWTDSFLLDENFLLKFEKRNDNSQKSKAKPLKRTSRKEKQSSVRYCFQEPPLSGSVSMEYGESSSDSSMHSTRGKRKISKHHEPSTSCLRSEREKRKISMDISTTLAKPSGKGRRLLKKNIGGNFLESTLSDSDLEGNLIIRTGGTSNDRFHQLGEIDEGFQDSQDILERNHSHGLDRILSNGCSDFENLNGHVKDADQTEHVNRLPTSMELSCVICWTEFSSTRGILPCGHRFCYSCIQNWADHMASMRKISTCPLCKASFVSITKVEDADTCDQKIYSQTVPCAQPRMDIFFVTDQDRTSIGAQPSLLPSCSECRSREPEELLVRCHLCQIRCIHSYCLDPPLFPWTCIHCKDLQMLYHHSY; from the exons ATGGAACTCTGTTCCGATTCTCAATTCTCTGGCCACAGCCAATCTGAAG TTCGGTTCATCCGAGGAATGGATTCGGTGGTGGCGACGGTCAGTGGTTACAACGGCTCGGAGCGGTTCAACCTCATCAAGCTGATCTCTGAAACTGGTGCTAGTTATGTTGGTGCCATGTCAAGATCAACCACGCATTTG GTGTGCTGGAAATTTGAAGGAAAGAAATTCGATCTTGCGAAGAAGTTTAAAACGATAATAGTTAATCATCGTTGGGTTGAAGATTGTATAAAGCAAAGAAAACGTGTCCCTGAAGCTCCTTATATGTTGCAATG TGGACGAGAGCTAGGGCCTTTGTCGTTGGAATTACCAATTGTAATTAAGAAGCATTCAGTATTTTCTGACAAATCCTACCATAGACTGGGAGACTATGAAAAAGAAGATGTTATGGATTCCGAAGGTGCTGACCTGGCTGCTTGGACTGATTCTTTTTTGTTGGATGAG AACTTTTtactgaagtttgaaaaaagaaaCGATAACTCTCAGAAATCAAAGGCAAAACCATTAAAAAGAACTTCAAGGAAGGAAAAGCAGTCAAGTGTCAGATATTGTTTTCAAGAGCCTCCTTTATCAGGATCGGTTAGTATGGAG TATGGAGAGTCAAGTTCTGATTCTTCAATGCATTCTACGAGGGGGAAAAGGAAGATTTCAAAGCATCATGAGCCAAGTACTTCCTGTTTGCGTtcagaaagagagaaaaggaagatATCCATGGACATCAGCACCACTTTGGCTAAACCTTCTGGTAAAGGACGGAGACTTCTAAAGAAGAATATTGGTGGGAATTTTTTGGAGTCTACACTTTCAGATTCTGATCTAGAAGGGAATCTAATAATCAGAACTGGAGGAACATCTAATGATAGGTTCCATCAGCTTGGTGAAATAGATGAAGGTTTTCAAGATTCTCAGGACATACTGGAGAGAAATCATTCACATGGTCTGGACAGAATTTTAAGCAATGGGTGCTctgattttgaaaacttaaatggACATGTCAAAGATGCCGATCAGACTGAACACGTTAATAGATTGCCTACTTCAATGGAATTATCATGTGTTATATGTTGGACAGAATTTAGTTCAACCAGAGGAATTCTGCCTTGTGGACATCGATTTTGTTATTCATGTATCCAAAACTGGGCCGATCATATG GCTTCAATGAGAAAAATTTCAACTTGTCCTTTGTGCAAGGCCAGTTTTGTGAGCATCACAAAGGTGGAGGATGCAGACACTTGTGATCAGAAAATTTATTCCCAAACAGTTCCATGTGCACAGCCTAGGATGGATATCTTCTTTGTCACAGATCAAGATAGAACCAGTATTGGTGCTCAG CCCTCTTTACTTCCATCATGTAGTGAATGCCGTTCACGGGAACCAGAGGAGCTTCTCGTCAGATGCCATCTATGCCAAATTCGTTGCATTCATTCTTACTGTCTGGATCCCCCTTTGTTTCCATGGACCTGCATTCATTGCAAGGATCTCCAGATGCTTTACCATCACAGCTACTAA